ATTCGCTTCGACAGCTGGGAACTGGCGCTGCAGGCCAGTTGGGAACTCGACCTGTTTGGCGCCACCCGAGCCCGGACCCAGAGCGCTGGACAGATGGTTCGCTCGGCCCAGGCCGAAGCCATTGCTGCCCGTCTGGCAGTAGCCTCCAATACGGCTCAAGGGTATATCCAACTGCGCGCACTGCAGAACCAGTTCGCCCTGCTGGAAGAAGGTATCGAGATCGCCAGCGAGCTTGAACGGGTTGCCGGGCTGCTGTTTGAGGCTGGCGAGGTGACCCGCCTGGATGTCGAGGCGGCAGCTGCGGAAAAGGCGTCACTGCAGGCCGATCTGGCTGAGCTGGAGATCAACCTGGACGAAGCCCTTCTCGGGCTGGACACCCTGCTCGCCGAACCGCCAGGCACCACAGCCGGGGAGATTCCCGCGCAGGCCCGGGTTCCGTTGGCTGAAAGACCCATCCCCGCTGGCCAGCCGCTGGATCTTTTGCGCCGGCGACCGGATCTGATCGCCGCGGCCGCCCAGTTGGAAGGTTCGCGTTTGCAATCACTGGCGGCGCGGCGCGACCTGTTCCCGACGCTCGCCGTACAAGCCGCAGTAGGCCGTTCGGGCATGAGCATCAACGGCGACTATGGCTCGGCCTCGAACTTCTCACGCATTGGTGCCACCTTTGGCTTGCCGATCCTGGATTTCGGCCGGCGCGGCTCGGCTATCGATCTGGCTGACCTGGAAGGCGAGAGCAGTTATATCGGCTTCCAGCAGGCCCTGGCGGAAGCACTTATCGATGTAGAGCGCGGCCTGGCGACCAGTGCCGGGCAGCAGCGCCGGCATGCCGCCCTGCAGCGCAGCCTTGCGCATTACCAGCGTACCTTTGATCTGGCCAGCACCAGTTACCGGCTGGGTGAAGCCAATCTGGATGAAGTGCTGGATGCCCAGCGCGGCCTGCTGCAGGCCCGTCAGAGCTACCTGCAGGGCCGCACCGCGTTAGCCACTGCGCAAGTAGCGCTGTTCGTGGCACTGGGTGGTGGCTGGCAGGCTGAAGTAGCGGGAGAAGAACAGGGAAGCAAGTCTGCGGCCGTCGACTCCGAGATGGAGAGCATCCAGCGCTAACCTGGAGTATCGATCCGCGCAAATTGCCCTGCCAAATCCACGCCATTCCTGTATGTCCGGGGCCGTCTGCTTGTATACTGCGGCCTTTATTTTAAAGCCTAACCGGACAAATCACGTGACTCAGACCAATCCAGCCACGCAAAGCTTCCAAGGCCTGATCCTTGCCCTGCAGAGTTACTGGGCAGAGAAGGGCTGTGTGATCCTCCAGCCCTATGATATGGAGATGGGCGCCGGCACCTTTCACACCGCCACCTTCCTGCGCGCCATCGGCCCGGAAACCTGGCACGCCGCCTACGTGCAGCCCAGCCGCCGCCCGGGTGACGGCCGCTACGGCGAGAACCCCAATCGCCTGCAGCATTATTATCAGTTCCAGGTGGTCTTGAAGCCCAACCCCGGCGACATGCAGGAGCTGTATCTGGATTCGCTGAATCACATTGGCGTGGATACCAAGGTGCATGATGTGCGCTTTGTCGAGGATAACTGGGAATCGCCCACGCTGGGCGCCTGGGGTCTGGGTTGGGAAGTCTGGTTGAACGGCATGGAAGTGACCCAGTTCACCTATTTCCAGCAGGTCGGCGGGGTTGAATGCTATCCGGTGACTGGCGAGATTACCTACGGCCTCGAGCGGCTGGCGATGTACTTGCAGGGTGTCGATTCGGTTTACGATCTGGTCTATTCCGACGGCCCGTTCGGCAAGGTTACCTACGGCGATGTGTTTCATCAGAACGAGGTCGAACAATCGACCTACAACTTCGAACACGCCAATGTCGAGAAGCAGCTGGAACTGTTCGATTTCTATGAGAGCGAGGCCAACCGGCTGATGGCCGCCGAACTGCCGCTGCCAGCCTATGAAATGGTGATCAAGGCCTCACATGCCTTCAACCTGCTGGACGCGCGCCGGGCCATTTCGGTAACCGCCCGCCAGCAATACATCCTGCGCGTGCGTACGCTGTCCCGTGCTATCGCCCAGAGCTATCTCCAAGCCCGAGCCAAACTTGGCTTCCCCATGGCCACGCCCGAACTGCGTGACGAAGTACTGGCCAAACTCAAGGAGGCCGAATAATGCAGGCTCAGGATTTTCTGGTAGAGCTGGGCACCGAAGAGCTGCCCCCCAAATCGCTGAAAACGCTGGCAGAAGCCTTTCTCGCCGGGGTAGAAAAAGGCTTGAACGAAGCCGGGCTGGAATTTCAGAGCGCGCGCTATTACGCCGCGCCTCGGCGTCTGGCCGTTCTGGTCGACCAACTGGCCGTGCAGCAGCCGGATCGCACGCAACAGATGGACGGCCCACCACTGCAGGCCGCCTTCGATAGCGAAGGCAAGCCGACCAAGGCGGCCGAAGGCTTTGCCAAGAAATGCGGTGTGTCGGTAGCTGACCTGGATCAGAGTGGCCCCAAGCTGCGTTATGTACAAAGCATTCCCGGCCAACCCGCCGCCGACCTGCTGCCGGACATTGTCGACCGCGCTCTGGCAGCGCTGCCGATTCCCAAACGCATGCGCTGGGCAGCCAGCAAGACCGAATTCGTGCGTCCGACCCAGTGGCTGGTGATGCTGCAGGGCGATTCAATCATTCCGGCGGAGATTCTCTCCCAGCACGCTGCGCGCAGCTCACGCGGGCACCGCTTCCATCACCCGGAAGAGATTCGCATCAGTATTCCCGCGAGCTACGCCGATGACCTGCGCAAGGGCCACGTGATTGCCGATTTCGCCGAACGCCGCGAGCTGATTCGTCAGCGCGTAGAAGAGCTGGCCGCCGAGCAGCAGGGCACGGCGATCATGCCCGACGACCTGCTGGATGAAGTCACAGCGCTGGTCGAGTGGCCGGTACCTTTGGTCTGCAGCTT
This genomic stretch from Halopseudomonas pelagia harbors:
- the glyQ gene encoding glycine--tRNA ligase subunit alpha; its protein translation is MTQTNPATQSFQGLILALQSYWAEKGCVILQPYDMEMGAGTFHTATFLRAIGPETWHAAYVQPSRRPGDGRYGENPNRLQHYYQFQVVLKPNPGDMQELYLDSLNHIGVDTKVHDVRFVEDNWESPTLGAWGLGWEVWLNGMEVTQFTYFQQVGGVECYPVTGEITYGLERLAMYLQGVDSVYDLVYSDGPFGKVTYGDVFHQNEVEQSTYNFEHANVEKQLELFDFYESEANRLMAAELPLPAYEMVIKASHAFNLLDARRAISVTARQQYILRVRTLSRAIAQSYLQARAKLGFPMATPELRDEVLAKLKEAE
- a CDS encoding efflux transporter outer membrane subunit; translation: MRRRFYLPALLTLALSACSSVPEHAEPEIPDTWLHTADSQAVDAETLANWWQQFEDPALTRLVSKAMQQSYDTRLAMLRVNSARAQLRQSRAGLFPALDLPGSASRQWIENDQDVEPDSPLAEFGLDDDIRFDSWELALQASWELDLFGATRARTQSAGQMVRSAQAEAIAARLAVASNTAQGYIQLRALQNQFALLEEGIEIASELERVAGLLFEAGEVTRLDVEAAAAEKASLQADLAELEINLDEALLGLDTLLAEPPGTTAGEIPAQARVPLAERPIPAGQPLDLLRRRPDLIAAAAQLEGSRLQSLAARRDLFPTLAVQAAVGRSGMSINGDYGSASNFSRIGATFGLPILDFGRRGSAIDLADLEGESSYIGFQQALAEALIDVERGLATSAGQQRRHAALQRSLAHYQRTFDLASTSYRLGEANLDEVLDAQRGLLQARQSYLQGRTALATAQVALFVALGGGWQAEVAGEEQGSKSAAVDSEMESIQR